A region from the Aegilops tauschii subsp. strangulata cultivar AL8/78 chromosome 5, Aet v6.0, whole genome shotgun sequence genome encodes:
- the LOC109734046 gene encoding uncharacterized protein encodes MATATATAAFVVLLPHSRHSASHPSSISTAGAGTRTTLVHHRGHAARRRLPLRLPRARALLPHGLPLVPASDHWGNWTVLLSAAALGVWSEKSTRAGKALSGALVSVLLGLAATTAGLVAADAPAYRVVLEYLLPLAVPLLLFRADLRRVVRSAGALLLAFLLGSVATTVGTVVAFALVPMRSLGPDNWKIAAALMGRHIGGAVNYVAVAEALQVTPSVLAAGLAADNVICALYFTTLFALAAKIPAEETAHPKGGVNANGEPTPAAGGGDRLPVLESATALAVSLAICRAGRHMTALLGVQGGSLPCITAIVVALATLFPLHVGKLAPAGEAMAVILMQVFFAVVGASGSIRDVIHTAPGIFAFSLVQIAVHLLVILGAGKLLGLEEKLLLIASNANVGGPTTACGMATTKGWSSLVVPGILAGIFGIAIATFLGSGFGMFVLKRM; translated from the exons ATGGCCACCgcgacggcgacggcagccttCGTGGTCCTGCTCCCACACAGCCGACACTCAGCTAGCCACCCCTCTTCTATCTCTACCGCCGGCGCCGGCACCCGCACCACTCTTGTCCACCACCGCGGCCACGCTGCACGCCGGCGCCTCCCGCTCCGGCTCCCTCGAGCCCGAGCCCTGCTGCCCCACGGCCTCCCTCTGGTCCCGGCCTCCGACCACTGGGGCAACTGGACGGTCCTCCTGTCCGCGGCCGCGCTGGGCGTCTGGTCCGAGAAAAGCACCCGCGCCGGCAAGGCGCTGAGCGGCGCGCTGGTGAGCGTGCTGCTCGGCCTGGCCGCCACCACGGCCGGGCtcgtcgccgccgacgccccCGCCTACCGCGTGGTGCTGGAGTACCTGCTCCCGCTGGCCGTGCCGCTGCTCCTCTTCCGCGCCGACCTCCGCCGCGTGGTCCGCtccgccggcgccctcctcctCGCATTCCTCCTCGGATCTG TGGCGACGACGGTGGGCACGGTGGTGGCGTTCGCGCTGGTGCCGATGCGGTCGCTGGGGCCGGACAACTGGAAGATCGCGGCGGCCCTCATGGGCCGGCACATCGGAGGAGCCGTCAACTACGTGGCCGTCGCGGAGGCCCTGCAGGTGACCCCGTCGGTGCTGGCCGCAGGGCTGGCCGCCGACAACGTCATCTGCGCGCTCTACTTCACCACGCTATTCGCGCTGGCCGCCAAGATCCCCGCTGAGGAGACGGCGCACCCCAAAGGGGGAGTCAACGCCAACGGCGAGCCCACTCcggctgccggcggcggcgacaggcTGCCGGTCCTGGAGAGCGCAACGGCGCTGGCCGTGTCGCTCGCGATATGCAGAGCAGGCAGGCACATGACGGCCCTGCTGGGCGTACAGGGCGGCAGCCTCCCCTGCATCACGGCAATCGTGGTGGCGCTGGCGACGCTGTTCCCCTTGCACGTCGGCAAGCTCGCCCCCGCCGGCGAGGCCATGGCCGTGATCCTGATGCAGGTGTTCTTCGCCGTGGTGGGGGCCAGCGGGAGCATCCGCGACGTCATCCACACGGCGCCCGGCATCTTCGCGTTCTCGTTGGTGCAGATCGCCGTGCACCTGTTGGTGATCTTGGGCGCTGGGAAGCTGCTGGGGTTGGAGGAGAAGCTGCTGCTCATCGCGTCCAACGCCAACGTCGGCGGGCCGACCACCGCCTGCGGCATGGCCACCACCAAGGGCTGGAGCTCCCTGGTCGTCCCCGGGATCCTCGCCGGCATATTCGGCATTGCAATCGCCACCTTCCTCGGCAGCGGTTTCGGCATGTTTGTCCTCAAGCGCATGTGA